The Lutibacter profundi region AATAAAATGATTTTAAATTCATCCAAAACGGAAGATGCTTCTAAAGATCAAAATAAAATTAAAAGAAAAGCTTCTTTTTCAAAAAGAAAAAACCATAAAAGACGTTAACCTTTCTCATTAATTATTTTTCAAACAAATCCTATTCAGTATCTTTGCCAACTATGCAATTTGAACTAAAAAAAACAGATGCTCAAAGCAAAGCAAGAGCTGGAATTATAACAACCGATCACGGTACCATTGAAACACCTATTTTTATGCCTGTTGGTACAGTTGGTACCGTAAAAGGCATACATCAAACAGAACTAAAAGATGAAATTAATCCTGATGTTATTTTAGGCAACACATATCATCTTTATCTTCGACCAAAAACAAAAATTTTAGAACAAGCCGGTGGCTTGCACAAATTTATGAATTGGGATCGGAATATTTTAACTGATAGCGGTGGATATCAGGTGTATTCTCTTTCTGGAAGAAGAAAAATTAAAGAAGAAGGTGTGAAATTCAAAAGTCATATTGATGGTTCTTACCATACTTTCACACCTGAAAACGTGATGGAAATTCAACGTATAATAGGAGCCGATATAATTATGGCTTTTGATGAGTGTACACCATACCCTTGTGATTATAGTTATGCTAAACGATCTATGCACATGACACACCGTTGGTTAAAGCGCTGTATTACTCATTTAGAGAAAACACCTTTAAAATACGATTATAATCAAGCTTTTTTTCCAATAGTACAAGGTAGCACCTATAAAGATTTAAGAAAAAAATCTGCAGAATTTATTGCCTCAGTTGGTGCTGAAGGTAATGCAATTGGGGGGCTCTCTGTTGGTGAGCCTGCAGAAGAAATGTACGAAATGACTGAAATTGTTACCGCTATTCTTCCAGAAGATAAACCGAGATACTTAATGGGAGTTGGTACACCTATTAATATTTTAGAAAATATTGCGTTGGGTATAGATATGTTTGATTGTGTAATGCCAACACGAAATGCCCGTAATGGAATGTTATTTACAGCACATGGAACCATCAATATAAAAAATAAGAAATGGGAAAATGATTTTTCAGCTATTGACGAAATGGGAATAACTTTTGTTGATACAATGTACTCTAAAGCATATTTACGTCATTTATTTGCTTCAAAAGAATTATTAGGAAAACAAATAGCTTCTA contains the following coding sequences:
- the tgt gene encoding tRNA guanosine(34) transglycosylase Tgt, which codes for MQFELKKTDAQSKARAGIITTDHGTIETPIFMPVGTVGTVKGIHQTELKDEINPDVILGNTYHLYLRPKTKILEQAGGLHKFMNWDRNILTDSGGYQVYSLSGRRKIKEEGVKFKSHIDGSYHTFTPENVMEIQRIIGADIIMAFDECTPYPCDYSYAKRSMHMTHRWLKRCITHLEKTPLKYDYNQAFFPIVQGSTYKDLRKKSAEFIASVGAEGNAIGGLSVGEPAEEMYEMTEIVTAILPEDKPRYLMGVGTPINILENIALGIDMFDCVMPTRNARNGMLFTAHGTINIKNKKWENDFSAIDEMGITFVDTMYSKAYLRHLFASKELLGKQIASIHNLGFYLWLVREARKHILAGDFTEWKNGMVKQLDKRL